The Stenotrophomonas rhizophila genome has a window encoding:
- a CDS encoding helix-turn-helix domain-containing protein gives MSSRDGSQMRRLARARLDEVGSRLRDMLPKLPRTPGGGWIAGTREALGMSKSDLARRLGVSPAAVAKLESNERAGTVQIDTLRRAATALDCELVVLVVPRQPLQAAVDQRRLQLYSTEIDRASVHMNLEDQAVSETLRRHLLLQAEAAIPDSMLWRELPVG, from the coding sequence ATGTCATCCAGAGATGGTTCGCAGATGCGCAGACTTGCCCGGGCACGGCTGGATGAAGTTGGCAGCCGCCTTCGCGACATGCTTCCCAAGCTACCGCGCACGCCCGGCGGTGGGTGGATCGCGGGAACGCGCGAAGCGTTGGGAATGTCCAAGTCAGATCTTGCAAGGCGGCTGGGAGTGTCTCCGGCTGCGGTGGCAAAGCTGGAAAGCAATGAGCGGGCGGGCACGGTCCAGATCGACACGCTTCGACGCGCGGCAACCGCGCTCGATTGCGAGCTGGTGGTACTGGTCGTGCCTCGTCAACCGCTGCAGGCTGCGGTGGACCAGCGTCGCCTGCAGCTCTACAGCACGGAAATCGATCGGGCCTCCGTACACATGAACCTGGAGGACCAGGCCGTATCCGAGACGCTGCGCCGACACTTGTTACTGCAGGCCGAGGCGGCAATCCCGGACAGTATGTTGTGGCGGGAGCTACCCGTTGGCTGA
- a CDS encoding Fic family protein, giving the protein MFDNAHAWQEFGTYPLDEQAVRLHHQLTFIHPFPNGNGRCSRVMADMFLLRHGGEQFSWGPAPHGPMVRQEYLAAIRKADCGDIASLLAFVRS; this is encoded by the coding sequence CTGTTCGACAATGCACACGCCTGGCAGGAGTTTGGAACCTACCCCCTTGATGAGCAGGCCGTGCGCCTCCACCACCAGCTGACCTTCATTCATCCTTTCCCAAATGGGAATGGCCGCTGCTCGCGTGTGATGGCTGACATGTTCCTGCTCAGGCATGGGGGCGAGCAGTTTTCGTGGGGGCCTGCTCCCCACGGCCCAATGGTCCGCCAGGAATACCTGGCGGCCATCAGGAAGGCGGACTGCGGAGACATTGCTTCTTTGCTCGCCTTCGTCAGAAGCTGA